The genomic DNA GCCCACTCCCTCCCCGTACGTGGATCTGGACCGCGCCGAGTGGAGCGCGCTGCGCGAGCGCACCCCGCTGCCGCTGACCGCGGAAGAGGTCGAGCGGCTGCGCGGCCTGGGCACCGCCCTCGACCTCGACGAGGTCCGGGACGTCTACCTGCCGCTCTCCCGGCTGCTGAACCTGTACATCCACGCCACCCACGAGCTGCGCGGCGCCCTCGGGACGTTCCTGGACACCCCCGACACCGAGCGCACCCGCACGCCGTTCATCATCGGCGTGGCCGGTTCGGTGGCCGTCGGCAAGTCCACCACCGCCCGCCTGCTGCAGGCACTGCTGGCCCGCTGGCCCGAGCACCCCCGGGTCGAGCTGGTCACCACCGACGGCTTCCTGCTCCCCAACGCGGAGCTGCGCCGCCGCGGCCTGATGGCCCGCAAGGGCTTCCCCGAGTCGTACGACCGGCGGGCGCTGATGCGCTTCGTCGCCGACGTGAAGGCCGGCAAGGACCGCGTCTCCGCGCCCGTCTACTCGCACCTCGTCTACGACATCGTCCCGGACGAGCGGCTGACCGTGGAGCGCCCGGACATCCTGATCGTCGAGGGCCTGAACGTCCTCCAGCCCGCACTGCCCGGCACCGACGGCCGGACCCGGCTGGCCGTCGCCGACTACTTCGACTTCTCCATCTACGTCGACGCGCGCACCGACGACATCGAACGCTGGTACCTGGACCGCTTCCGGAAGCTGCGGCAGACCGCCTTCCAGGACCCCAACTCCTACTTCCGCCGGTTCACCGAGGTGCCGGAGGAGGAGGCGATGGACTACGGCCGGCAGGTCTGGCGCACCATCAACAAGCCCAACCTGCTGGAGAACGTGCTGCCCACCCGCGGCCGGGCCACCCTGATCCTGCAGAAGGGCCAGGACCACAAGGTCCGCCGCGCCCTGCTGCGCAAGCTCTGACCGGCCCAGCGGGGGCTCCCGAACACACGGCCGCCTCCGCTGGCTTACTCTGTTGCGCATGTTTGCGCACACGGGGAAGCGTCAGCGGCTGATCGTCGCACTGGTCTCGTTCGCCGTGGCCGCCACGGCGACGATCCTGGCCGCCGAGACCTCGTCGAACTCCTCGGCGGCGGACAACTCCAGCACCTTGGCCGATCCGACGGTGTCGCCGTCCCCCGTGACCCCGGCGCAGGACGGCAACCGCCTGCGGCTCGGCCTGGCCTACGGCGACACCCTGACCTGGAAGTCCGACCACGCGCTGGCCTCGGCGCTGGACGACGCCACCGCGCTCGGCACGAAGTGGATCCGGGTCGACCTGTCCTGGAACAACATCCAGCCGGACAACCCGAAGAACTTCAACTGGCAGCGGTTCGACCGGGTGCTGAAGGCCGCTCAGCAGCGCGGGCTGGAGGTGCTGCCGACGATCAGCTACACCCCGAAGTGGGCCCGGAAGTCCAACTGCCCCGGCGACGACCCCTCCTGCGCCCCGGCCAAGCCGGAGGACTTCGCGAACTTCGCCAAGGACGCCGCCAAGCGCTACGCGCCGATGGGCGTGCACACCTGGGAGATCTGGAACGAGCCGAACATCCCGTTCTGGGCCCCCAAGCCCGACGCGGCCGCGTACACCAACCTGCTGAAGCTCACCACGAAGGCGATGCGCGCCGCCGATCCCAAGGCGTACCTGCTGATGGGCGGTCTGGCCGCGGTCGGCACCGACCCGGCCAAGGGCTTCGTGTCGCACACCGAGTTCCTCGACCAGGTCTCCAAGCTGGGGGCCAACAAGCTGGTGGACGCGATCGCCTACCACCCCTACACCTATCCGCACCTGCCGAGCGCGAAGACCGACTTCGGCACCGCCTTCGAGCAGATCAGCAGCTCGAAGGACAACCTGGTCGCGGTCCTGGACAAGTACGGCACGCCCGACCTCCCGATCTGGCTGACCGAGACCGGCGCCGCCACCAACGGGCCCGGCGCCGCCGCCGACGCCAACACGATCCCGGACGGCGCCACCCACGTCACCGAGGACTTCCAGGCCGCCATCGCCGCGGACACGGTGCCGGCCGCCGCGGCGAACAAGCACGTCGGCGCGGTCTTCTGGTTCGCCCACCAGGACACCGGCACGGCCAAGGACAAGCAGCGCCGGTCGATGTTCTACGGCCTGCGGCGGTACGACGGGACGGCGAAGCCCGCGTTCAACGCCCTGCGGGACGCGATCGCGGCCTACCAGCGCAAGACCCAGTAGCGCCGGCCTCAGGAGCCCCCGAAGGAGCGGAAGAGGTCGAGGTAGCGGGCGGTCAGTCCGGACCACGCGTAGTGCTGTTCGACCCGTCGACGTCCGGCGGCGCCGAGGCGGTCGGCCAGTTGCCCGTCCGACAGCACGCGCGTGCACGCCGCGGCCAGCGCTGCCACCTCGCCCGGCGGTACCAGCAGGCCGCTCTCCCCGCCGGCCAGGACGTACGGGATGCCGCCGACCGCCGAACCGATCACGGGCGTGCCGCAGGCCATCGCCTCCACCAGCGCCATCCCGAAGGACTCGGCCTCGGTCCGCGACGGCAGGACCAGCGCCGCGGCGGTCCGCAGCGACTCGACCAGGTCGTCCCCGGTCAGCTCGCCGACGGACTCGACCCGGTCGGCCACACCCAGCTCGGCGGCGAGGTCCAGCAGACCGGGCAGGGCGTCCCCGCCACCGACCAGGCGCAGCCGGGCCCCGGGCACGGCCGGCGCCAGCTCGGCGAAGGCGCGGACCAGGACGTCCACGCCCTTCCAGGCCGAGGAGCGGTCCATCCGGCCCGCGTAGACCAGGGTGCGGGGCCGTTGCGAGGCCGCGGCGCCCGGCGTGAACCGCGCGGTGTCGACGCCCGGTGTGATCTCCACCGCGTGCGGCCGGCCGGCCGCCAGCGACACCGGCGAGACCGCGACCAGCGTCCGCGCCCGCCGGAAGACCCGGGGCAGCACCCGGCGTTCGTACGCGCCGATCAGCCGGTCCGCGAGTCCGCTGCCCGGCTCGCCCTTGTGCATCGAACCCGCGTGGTACGTCAGCACGGTGGGCCGGTTGCCGGCCACCGCGACGGCCAGGTCGGCCATGCCGGGGACCGGGGCGTGGGCGTTCACCACCTCGGCCCCGCTGCGGCGCAGCCAGCGGCGGAGCTGGACGGGCCACAGCGGGCTCAGCGGGGTGTTCGACAGCCGGAGCCAGGTACCGAGCCGGATCACCCGGATGCCGTCCTCGTCGGTGACCGAGGTCCGCAAGCCGGAGAGCCGGCTGGTGATCACGACCGCCCGCAGGTCCGGGCTGTCCGCGACCGCCCGGGCGACCCGGGCCGCGTAGTTCTCCACTCCCCCGATCTTGGGCGGGTAGTACGGGGCGACGACCGCCACGGTCCGCCGGCCGCTCACCGGACCACCCGGCGCAGCAGCTCGGGGAAGTTCTCCGCGTCCGCCACGTACTCGGGGAGCCGGTCGCGCAGTGCGGAGCGGTACGCGGCCGGGTCGTCGCGCAGGCCGGCCGCCAGCGGCCACAGCCGTTCGAAGGTCACGTCCTCGATGGGCAGCACCCACTGGCCGAGACCGAGGTCCGCCATGATGCCGCGGGTCTTGTGCTCGTACTCGATGGCGACGCACGGCACGCCGCTGGTCAGCGAGAAGATCACCGAGTGGAACCGGGTGCCGATCAGCATCGAGCACTCGCCGTAGACGCCCTTGAGGTCGCGGTAGTCGACCCGGTCCTCGACCAGGATCGGCGCGTCGGCGCAGTACTGGGCGATCCGGCGCTCGACCACCCGGTCGTCGTCGCCGAGGTAGTCGGTGCTGACCTGGGGTATCAGCACCACCCGGGCGCCCTCGGCCTGGAGCCGGTCGACGGTCCGGGCCAGCGCCCGCTCGTACCGTTCCTGGGCCGCCGGGGGGAGCCAGCGGCGCGCGGTGATGCCGATCAGCGGCTGCCCCGGGTCGACCCCGAGCCGGGCCCGCCAGTCGGAGGTCACGGGCGGGGCGAACGCGAACCCGGCGTCCACCGCGCGGCGGATCCGGTCGGCGGGCATCCCGCACTCCGTCAACAGCTCCACGCTGACGTCCTCGCGGGCGAGGACCAGCGGCGAGCGCTTCAGCACGTGGGCGACCAGTCGGCGCTGCAGCGCGGCCGGGAACGGGCCGAAGGACTGCGGCGCCCACACCACCGGGACGCCGAACTTCTGCGCGATCAGCGCCGGCAGCAGCACGAAGTAGACGTTCTGGTAGCCGTCCAGGCCGCCGCGGGCGAGCAGGTAGCCGCCGCCCATGGAGACCACCAGGTCGGCCTCGGCGACGGCCAGCGCCTCCCGCCTCGCCTCGGCGGGCAGCAGCCGCAGCAGCGCCCGGGCGGCGGGCTTCGGCAGCAGGAGGGCCACGGTGCACAGCGCGGCCACCATCAGGCGGCGGACCAGGCGCACCGCGAACGCGGCCCCGCCGTCCGCGACGTACCGACGGATCGAGCCCAGGTTGGCGACGCCCTCGAAGTCGCCGTGGACGGCCGGGCTCTCCATGCCGGCGATGTCCGTCCGGGCGTCCGGGAAGGCCTCCCGGACGTGGCGGAGGCAGACCGAGAGCAGCGCGGCGTCGCCCGCGTTCTCCCGGACGTAGGCGTTGACGACCACGGTCTTCATCAGTGGGGGTACCCCTCGGCAGGAATCATGGCGGCGGGCGCGGCCGGCCGCGGCGGCTGCTGCGGCGGCTGCGGGACGGCCGGACGGCGCCCGAGCAGGGCACCGGCCGCGTACAGCCCGGAGATCAGGTTGCCGACGCCCCAGGCCCACCCGACCCACACCAGGCCGCGCGGCGCCCAGAGCTGGGCGAGCCCGATGGTGAGGACGGCACCGAGGACGTTGCTGAGGACCAGGTGGCGCATCCGCTGGGTCACCTTGAGCGCGGAGTTGGCCCAGGTCCTCAGCGCGACGGCCAGGGCGCCCACGGCGAGGACCACCAGCAGGCCCTGTGCCCGGTTCCGGTAGTCGCCGCCGAAGACGTGCAGGAGCAGGCCGCTGCCGAGCACCACCGCGGCGACCGCCGGGATCTGCACCACCGCGATGATCCGGGCGGAGCGGCGCAGCAGTTCGCCGAGCCGGGACAGGTCCGAGGAGGCCTCGGCGAACATGGCCTCCCCCACCGCCGAGGACACCGCGTTGAGCAGCGCCGCTATCTGGAACGCGACGAAGAAGCAGCCCGCCGCGGCCGCGCCCAGCCGGTGCAGCACGGTCAGCGGGAGCACCATCATCGGCACCATGCCGAGCAGCCCGGAGACGTGGCTGGCGAACGAGTAGCGGAGCTGCTCGCGGAGCCTGGTGCGCCGGGTCCGCACGTCGAACCGGAAGCCGAGCCGTCGGCGCATCGCGAACAGCGCCCCGACCACGGCCACTGCGTAGCCGGCCCCGGTCGCCCCGACGATGCCGGCGGTGCCGAACACCACCAGGACGGTCGGCGTGACGAGCTTGACCACGCCCTGGAGCAGCCCGTCGATGACCACGTTGTACTGCGGCACCCTGGCCCCGACGAAGACCGACTTGGTCAGCAGGTTGACCGCGGCCAGCGCGCAGCACACCACGAAGGCGGCGGCTCCCAGCGGCTCGTCCCGGAAGAACAGCAGCTTGCTGCCGTACAGCGGCAGGCCCAGCAGGTAGACCACGGCGGCCAGGCAGGCCGTCGCCGCCACCACCACGATCGACTGGGTGATCTGGCCGTTGCGGGCGAAGGCCGGCGCGGGGAATCGGATCAGCGTGTTGTTCAGGCCGAACAGGCTGAGGTTGGCCAGCAGCACGCTCGCCGAGACCAGCGAGGTGGCCAGGCCGACCTGCTCGATCGAGTAGTACCGGGCGACGACCACCCAGAACAGGAAGCCGAGCGCCGCCGTTATCACGGTCGAGGCCAGCAGGAAGAAGGAGCTGCGGTAGACCTGGTCGGTCGGTCGGGCGTGCCGGGCCGGCCGGCCGGCCGCGGCCGGCCGTCTGGAGCCGCGCTGTCCGCTGTGCCTAGCCACGCCCGGTCCGAGCCTGCCGGTAGTGGCGGAGCAGCGAACGCACGTGCTCCTCCCAGGTGAAGGCGGCGACCGCGTGCTCCCGGGAGTGACGCCCCATCCGCTCACGGCGCGGCGCGTCGGCGGCCAGTTCGTCCAGGGTGGCGCCGAGCGTCTCGACCTCGCGCCGCACCAGCGCGACCAGGGAGCGGTCCAAGTCGTACGGGGCGTAGCCGGGATCGTCGGTGGTCACCACCGGGAGGCCCGAGGCCATCGCCTCCTGCACCGTCAGCGGGAAGCCCTCGGCCGTGGACGGCAACGCGAACAGGTCGCACGCCCGGTAGGCCTCGGCGAGCTCCTCGGGCCGGAGG from Kitasatospora terrestris includes the following:
- the coaA gene encoding type I pantothenate kinase; this translates as MDDVLTELCTRGAATPTPSPYVDLDRAEWSALRERTPLPLTAEEVERLRGLGTALDLDEVRDVYLPLSRLLNLYIHATHELRGALGTFLDTPDTERTRTPFIIGVAGSVAVGKSTTARLLQALLARWPEHPRVELVTTDGFLLPNAELRRRGLMARKGFPESYDRRALMRFVADVKAGKDRVSAPVYSHLVYDIVPDERLTVERPDILIVEGLNVLQPALPGTDGRTRLAVADYFDFSIYVDARTDDIERWYLDRFRKLRQTAFQDPNSYFRRFTEVPEEEAMDYGRQVWRTINKPNLLENVLPTRGRATLILQKGQDHKVRRALLRKL
- a CDS encoding cellulase family glycosylhydrolase, producing MFAHTGKRQRLIVALVSFAVAATATILAAETSSNSSAADNSSTLADPTVSPSPVTPAQDGNRLRLGLAYGDTLTWKSDHALASALDDATALGTKWIRVDLSWNNIQPDNPKNFNWQRFDRVLKAAQQRGLEVLPTISYTPKWARKSNCPGDDPSCAPAKPEDFANFAKDAAKRYAPMGVHTWEIWNEPNIPFWAPKPDAAAYTNLLKLTTKAMRAADPKAYLLMGGLAAVGTDPAKGFVSHTEFLDQVSKLGANKLVDAIAYHPYTYPHLPSAKTDFGTAFEQISSSKDNLVAVLDKYGTPDLPIWLTETGAATNGPGAAADANTIPDGATHVTEDFQAAIAADTVPAAAANKHVGAVFWFAHQDTGTAKDKQRRSMFYGLRRYDGTAKPAFNALRDAIAAYQRKTQ
- a CDS encoding glycosyltransferase family 4 protein; translation: MSGRRTVAVVAPYYPPKIGGVENYAARVARAVADSPDLRAVVITSRLSGLRTSVTDEDGIRVIRLGTWLRLSNTPLSPLWPVQLRRWLRRSGAEVVNAHAPVPGMADLAVAVAGNRPTVLTYHAGSMHKGEPGSGLADRLIGAYERRVLPRVFRRARTLVAVSPVSLAAGRPHAVEITPGVDTARFTPGAAASQRPRTLVYAGRMDRSSAWKGVDVLVRAFAELAPAVPGARLRLVGGGDALPGLLDLAAELGVADRVESVGELTGDDLVESLRTAAALVLPSRTEAESFGMALVEAMACGTPVIGSAVGGIPYVLAGGESGLLVPPGEVAALAAACTRVLSDGQLADRLGAAGRRRVEQHYAWSGLTARYLDLFRSFGGS
- a CDS encoding polysaccharide pyruvyl transferase family protein, producing the protein MKTVVVNAYVRENAGDAALLSVCLRHVREAFPDARTDIAGMESPAVHGDFEGVANLGSIRRYVADGGAAFAVRLVRRLMVAALCTVALLLPKPAARALLRLLPAEARREALAVAEADLVVSMGGGYLLARGGLDGYQNVYFVLLPALIAQKFGVPVVWAPQSFGPFPAALQRRLVAHVLKRSPLVLAREDVSVELLTECGMPADRIRRAVDAGFAFAPPVTSDWRARLGVDPGQPLIGITARRWLPPAAQERYERALARTVDRLQAEGARVVLIPQVSTDYLGDDDRVVERRIAQYCADAPILVEDRVDYRDLKGVYGECSMLIGTRFHSVIFSLTSGVPCVAIEYEHKTRGIMADLGLGQWVLPIEDVTFERLWPLAAGLRDDPAAYRSALRDRLPEYVADAENFPELLRRVVR
- a CDS encoding lipopolysaccharide biosynthesis protein gives rise to the protein MARHSGQRGSRRPAAAGRPARHARPTDQVYRSSFFLLASTVITAALGFLFWVVVARYYSIEQVGLATSLVSASVLLANLSLFGLNNTLIRFPAPAFARNGQITQSIVVVAATACLAAVVYLLGLPLYGSKLLFFRDEPLGAAAFVVCCALAAVNLLTKSVFVGARVPQYNVVIDGLLQGVVKLVTPTVLVVFGTAGIVGATGAGYAVAVVGALFAMRRRLGFRFDVRTRRTRLREQLRYSFASHVSGLLGMVPMMVLPLTVLHRLGAAAAGCFFVAFQIAALLNAVSSAVGEAMFAEASSDLSRLGELLRRSARIIAVVQIPAVAAVVLGSGLLLHVFGGDYRNRAQGLLVVLAVGALAVALRTWANSALKVTQRMRHLVLSNVLGAVLTIGLAQLWAPRGLVWVGWAWGVGNLISGLYAAGALLGRRPAVPQPPQQPPRPAAPAAMIPAEGYPH